In Clarias gariepinus isolate MV-2021 ecotype Netherlands chromosome 21, CGAR_prim_01v2, whole genome shotgun sequence, the sequence GCAATTCTGACCTTATGCTATACTATGCAATACTAATCCTTACGCTCTGCTTTTCTATGTCTTAAAGTTAAATCAGTTGTCACTGGATGTTTTAGGTAAAGAACAGAATAAAGATTATTTGACATTGAAATGCTCTGATTTCATTGGGAAAAAAAGTATGCAAATGGACAGGAAAAAAGATGTTATATACTGCACATAGGAAAGTGTGCATGTAAACTTTTCTACTGTCTAGATCTTGAATAAAACAGATGATAAGCAGTTTTTTTCCACTCAACTGTTTGatcatgaaaataaaagatGTGTATATACTTTTTCAATATAAAATTTCTCATAGACAGTGAGTTTCATGTCTGTAATGTAGCAGTAAGTTAGAAACTGTTTCCATTTTATCAGCACTTTCCATCTGGCAAAGATGATCTACAATTTCCAGTAACTCGGTCTGTGTTTTGGCAGAGCTGGTCAGAATATAACTTAGATCTTGCTTAATATGCCTCATCATTTTATGTTGATCTGCATGTACGGATTTGGTCATTCTCAGGTTGGTCTTCACTGTTTTCCAGCTGGATCAGAAACACTCAAGGGAAGTTTGACATTGAGGTGAACGGTTGGtaaatgaagactttggctTGTTTTGCTTTACACTGATCAACATTGTTTAATCCATGATGGAGGAGAGCAGTGATGTAAGTTACACGTCTTTGTTTGTTGTGTGCGCAGAACAAGAATATGCTTGCATCTATTTGTAATACTGTTAATTGTTTGATATGTCAtgttatgtgtatatgtgttgtCTAGTGCTCTCCTGAATCGTTGGCTAACGATGATCATTATGTGATGGCTAAGCACACAGCCGTGTATCCATCAGCAGAAGAGCTGGAGGCTGTCCAGTCTCTTGTGTCTGCAGTGGAGGGGGGACTAAAACATGTCTCTGACTGGCTTATCGATTCCACCAAGACCACTGCTCTCAAATCGACTGAACCTGAAGAACCCAACCCAAAGTTAGCTCATTAAGATATCACATTACTTTTCTTTGCATAATGTCATATCTTTACCCATTGAATAGGTTGTTTTGAGATCTTAtaacatgtcagtcattttTGTTTAGGTGTGGAGGGCCACTGATTGGCGTCATGCGTGTTGGATCTCTGGCTAAAGGCCTCCTCATTAAGGGTCTGATGGACCTAGAGCTGGTTTTGCTCTGCCGAGAAAAGCCTACTAAAAATCTGCTTCTCACAGTCTGCACCAATCTGCCACTGCAGATAAAGGTTTGCTAGTTTTATTTAGAGCATTCCCACTGAGACCTCTGCAAGCTTTTGTTTCCTTTAGAACTGGACTGAAACTACTGCTGGTGTGCTGCCCTTTCTCAAAATAACCAACCTGCCTGAAATGCTTCAGTGATGCAACTTGCTTCAGAAAAGTAATTAGCTATCAGCTACTCTCCAGTGGATGTAGTTAAGCTGCAGAAAATGGGTCTAATTGCAATTCCACCCCATTTATATTGGGCTTCGATTCAACTACATCTCTATTATGCGTCTTCGCTTTACTTGCTTATCTTAGAAAATACCATCAGCTTTTGGTGAAATGTAGCTTAGTTGGTTATTTGTATtacaacacaaacaaatatgtTTCTAAAGAAGGTAACTTTGTAACCATGCCACCTTTGATGCACAGTATGTAGCTGTGTCTTTTCTCTCCTCCTTTACAGAAACTGTCAGAGGATAAGCACACAGTGCAGCCCTGCATTCCAGAGGCAGCTATTCTAGTGTTCCAAAGCAGCAGACCTGATCTGCCTCTAAGGGTCATCCTTACTTCAATGCAGACAAAAAAACAGGAGCTGGAGAAAAACCAAGGTAACCGCGGGTATAGCAATGTAACAGTAAGCAGCCTTGATAAAAAGGATCGGATACAGTACAACCCACAGAAACCACCATTCACTGATCAAACTGttatgcagttttatttattgattcttCTATGAACGTTGATATAGCTTATTGATGAGTCAACTTGACATCCGAGTTCTCTTGGCGTCGTGCCTGGTGCTACCAGATTCGTGTTTCTTTTGACACAGCATCTGGTGTGTTGTTGTCGGGGAGCCCTAAGATCCGGGCTTCCTTCTTTCCtcctttttccccctcttttcaCCTCAATCTTGCATCATGGAATTGACTCTTAACTCATATTTTAGAAGAATTTACTTCATTgatcatttccttttttatcttttttttttttttttttgcatatggtttttgttaatattgcacagatcctttttatttaaacagggCACTAGTGATATGAACTTGCATTGTATTGTTGCTTATAATAATGAGCTCCCATAGTTGGGCTTGTTAGAATATCTGTTCTCTCAAGACAATTTTTTGGGAAGACATAAACGTGACCAAATGTGACAAAAATACCAGCATGCGGCTAAATTGACCAAACTCAAATGACAAGAAAAAATGCTGTACCTACATTACGTCAACAGAAATGTGGCTGTAAGACAAACTTCATTGTAATGTTCAGCTTTCTGGCTTCTGATTAGTGGCTCATGCTAGTATTTTTAGATCTTGcttattttaacacatttggTTTACTCACTGCTCAAGCCTCTGATCTGCATCTTGAGTTagcaaaaatgacaaaaaaaacttttttttttttttttgggcatgAAATAACTACTCTTCACCATGTTTTAACTCAGTCAGATCAGTGGGATCCTAACTGTGGTATTGCACTTTTCTGCCAGTTCATTCTGACAGAAAAGCTCATGGCGAATCTGTTGTGTGTCCTGTTCTGTTCTTCTCACCAGTGGAAAACACAAAAGTGAAAGATCCGTCTGATCTGCTGGACCAGCAGAGATGCCTGCTTGCTCTGGCCTCTCTGCACCATGCCAAATGGTTCCAGGTTGGCCATCAGTTTGCACTATTTGGTTGTTTTAGCCTTTTGACATGGTTAAATTAAAAGTCAATTCACAGCTTGAAACAATTTGATAATAGAAATCCAACACTGTCTTTTCAGGCTCTCAAAATCAGACAACTTTCATTCCACCTCTTAATGACCCAAACTGACTGAAACACTTTTGACCTTTATTCCGGCACTCACCTTTCCTCCTTGCTTTACGCTTCTAAATTGCATGACACATGTTGCTCTTGTTGCAAATTTGTATGTCTTTTTTTCACTAAAGTGGTCTGACTTCCTTAGGTCCGAGTCAGTGGAAAGAGATCCTGTCTCATAGTTTTGAGGATCCTCAGGGATATATGCAACACAAAGCCTGTCTGGGCACCTCTTAAAGGATGGGTGAGTTGGGCGACAGTTGATTCAGCATCATTACTGTGTCACTGATTTCTTAAAGATTTATGTGATTAACACAATGtgaaatttaattagatttgaAATTAAAAAGTATTTGTATTCTGTTGTGAGAAACCTCAGGGGTTAGTGTTAGGATCTGCATCGTTTGAGTTTCTTTTAAActcatgaatgtttttttttttctgataaactTTATATATTGTGCCTATCCAGCCAGTTGAGCTGATATGTGAAAAAGCCTTTGCCACGAGTTATAGGCCACTGGGGCCAAGTGAAACTCTGAGGCGGGTCTTGGAATGCATTTCCTCAGGCATCTTTCTTCCAGGTAAGTTCCCTAAAACTATCTATTATCTGGAATAATGTCTTAAATAGGAATCATAactacacatttttttcaggTGGACCTGGACTACATGATCCATGTGAAAAAGAAGATGTAGATACATTGTCAACTATGACAAATGATCAGGCTGAACTTCTTACCCACACTGCACAGGTTGAAATTATCTCATTTGGACAAAGATGTCTTGTggcaaaattacataaaatggttaaaacaaaaataaacaagtgttttatatatttttagcatGCGCTAAGGCTTCTAGCCTTTGGACAGATCCACAGGTTCTTAGAGGTAGATCCTCTTCCTACAGCAAAACCTGCAGTGGAACCAAAACTTTCTTGTGGAGAAGGTTGGTTTTTGTGGACATAATTAGTATAATATCTTTAACATATTTGGCGTAGACGTGTTTGAAATTGGATTTGCTTTGCAGCAGGGATGTCTCAGAAAAGACTCCACGAAGATGAAACTGCAGATGAACTTAAATGCAAAAACATCCGTAAGCATAATAATTTTAAGTgcttatgttattttttttttacattttaaagacgATTGTTTGAGTTGTCCATATAAGACTTCATCAGTCCTTGCAATGGTGATTAGTCTCAGGTCCCGTTGCAGGCTTATTAACATCAGATGGCAAATCAGATTGTAAAAGAAAAGTTGAAACTCTATCCAAAAGCTCGGGGAATAAACACAGCTCTTCATCAACCAAGGTAAAACGCACTTTtaggtctttttctttttttctaatctACTACCAtccaatatactgtaacagttACAAAATGAACATTACAAAATTTGTAATACCAAAGAACACCACAAGATGGCAAGATGATTTTTAGTGGTGGACTAGAGCTAAAAGTGTGTATAGATGTTTTTTTGCGAGATTAGCTAACTTAACACTGAACTTATTCTCCTCAATAACAAGTATTGAATGCTGTCCTCCACAGTTAATGTATAAGTAATGAATTTTGTGTCATGGAGAACTGGTTTGTGTAGTCAATGTTTATTACTGTCAGAATAAATCTACAGCTACAATTCCATATCGAGACATTTTTTGGCACTGTAAGCTAACTTGCTATCTTGGGCAAATGCTTACTAATGGCTCAGCTCACTGGAGTTAAATTGGATAAGCACTTGATGTTCGCTTAATATTCAATGTTTCTTACCTAAGAATGAATAGGAAAATAACCGGACTACCCTTATTCATACTTTACATATGTAATGTAAAAACATTATCACTGTGTGTTTTAAAAGAGAACacagaaaagtaaagaaaatgtttttttttattagaatacATAAAGTATTGTACGGAACAAGTATAGCGACATGCATCCCATCAGCGTGTCTAAATAAAAGCCTGTCTAGTGTCTTACAAATAAGtcacaaatttaattataagCAGCAAattagttagttcttagttacATTGCTTGGTTTATATTGTACGTaagtaattaaagattattttattcatgtaaCTTTTTAGAACACAAAATGTCTACCACTGCTCCGTGCTTGGCCTGTaatgcactaaaaaaaaatacatgaaaaaaggttggacacaccttctaattccatggacttttaaaaaaaaattgtatttctttagacattgtaaaacaatgctaaaggtaATGTATCCAAAAGATGCACTAATTTCCTTTGAACATCTGATATTGAAATCTGTGTCTGCTCCTtacgctctgtaaagccttcataatggctctaatctaagggtgctgttaattggtgatttaaaaaaaaaaaatttttaggcTGATGATTTTTGATGCTAAAATGAGCGTTTTTCTTTATAGAATGTAGAGAATAAATCCAAGCctctgtccaaacttttgactggtactgtattggCCGTTATTACAGTTACTCCCTTGTAAATCCatagaatataaaaatgtacatttttgtatAATCATAATTTTGTATGCATAGTCAGGCAGTAGACAAGGTGCTTTTGAAATAATAAAGGGCTTGACCTCTCTAAATCAGCACAACTCTAGTACACTTATGGAAATTACCAACCAATTATTTGTGttttgctaaaaataaatgacaaaaaaatttacacaaaaagtCTCCTTCATCCTGTTGCTACTGTGCCTGAAAGATTACCTAGGTGAAACACTCAATAATACAACATGTTTCTTTAAATCTGCTTTGTGAGAATTGTCATTGTTAGGCAGTCTATTGctataattaattttacaaattacatttaattgtaCTTATATTTACAATGTGCTTTGCATTAGATAGCATGGTTGGATCAATTTGTATAGTTTtgaatagttttatttttcatagcATGTCATGAGTGTTATAAGATTTGTTCTGGGTTTCAGGTCAAGGTTCAGGGCCCTGTTCTCACAGCCAGGGGCAAAAACCCAGTAATGGAGCTAAATGAGAAAAGGAGAGGCCTATCGTATAACCTCATCACTGAAAACGGAGAGAACCAACAACAACGCTTCATTATTGAGGTAAATTTATTGAGAAATTTATGagataaaattctaaaaaaacaaacaataaaaaacaaacaaaaaaaaaacgggcaACAATTTCACATTAAACTGCTTATTGGTCAATTGTCCAGTTAATTTTGTGCTGTTGAAAATAAGAgagacttttttaaaaatggctgTAAATGGCTAAAACCCTTTGACATAAAGCTTAAATTCTAAACCTTAATTATATCTTGATTGCTTCATTTCAAATCCTTTGTGGTGGTGTACAAAGGCAAAATTCTGAAAGTTTGTCACTATCCAAATACCTTTGGGGTATAtagttctgtttatttttagattaaaaaatgaataaaattccccacaaaattgttatttttcctgtaatgtgcaataaACAGTAAAATTTTCCAAAACTGTCATCCTgaattcactttatttatttggtagcaTCCTTAATAATTCTACATAGTTAAATACTATTAACTATACACTTGTCTAATTTTAGCAAATGTTAGCATACAATATATCCTTAGCGTGTCTagtaatgtaatttatataaaCATGAACACTTCGGGTAACCCAATCACTACCCTTGATTAAGCCCCTTGGGTGAAACCCCTGTTACTTTGACTTGGCACTATAAGACACATACAGAGCTTGTAATCGGTCTACATGGAATTCCATTTACTCCTAACTGAGTTTTCAAAGGGATGTATCCTGACCTGTCCATCTTTTTATGTGTTGTACACTCTAAAGTGCTGGtcttgtacttttattttattgctgtaTATCAGGTGGAAGTGGATGGACTGAGGTTCAGAGGATGCGGGCCTAATAAAAGGGTAGCGAAAGCGAATGCAGCCTTGGCAGCAATAGAAAGGCTCTTTTCATCACACAATGCAAACAGCAACAAGAGGAAGAAGCCATACACAAAAGTAAGTTCAGGCAAATACATCTCCCTTACCTTTTAGTGTGTATTGATCGTATATGCCAGCACTGTGTCTTTTTCATAGATGAGTTCATCTGCTGTAAATGGGCTTCCCAGATTGAAGAGGAGCGTTACAATGCCCAGGCCACTGCTTCCTATTTTTCCTCCAGCTCCTGCATATTTCACACCAGGTATGTATTTTCACAATCTTTTCATGTAATTTGTTTCCTTTATGTAATGTGagttataatgattttttttttgagcacacatgtagtattgtgtgtgtgtgtgtgtgtgtgtgtgtgtgtttgcaggctTTACCCCTTATGGTTATGGTCCAGTGGTTCCTCCACCACACGGTAGGCCTCTTGTTTAATAACTCCATAGAGCACTAGCTTGTTAAATACCCCATTGTGCACTAGCATGACAGTTTccctttattttctttgtgttttttcttataatttgTCTTGATCACTTTTTCTCAACAAAGGGCACTAAACTGATGGGTGAAACATTTGAGAAAGAATATTAAATCAAGTTTACAGTAAGAGACGATTGATTAGGATACTGATTATTAGTAATGATTTGCATTCTTATATGGAAATCTCggtgttaaaattttaaatggcaTAAACTccagcacaaaatatttttgagATGCCTTTAAGCATGTGTTCAAATTAAGGAGAACCTTTTAATAGGGAAGCTGAAGGGAGCTCCCAGCAGCAtttctcactcattgtctataccacttgaTCCTGTGTaaagggtcacgggggcctggaggcagggtacaccctggacagggtgccaatccactgcagggcacacacatacacactacaggtaatttagaatgccagttagcttaatctgcatatccagaggaaactcaccaggcacggggagaacatgcaaactccttgcacacagaggcgggaattgaacccggacgaCGCagggcgacagcgctaaccactaagctatcCTGCCATCTGCAGTAAAGTAATGAAATTTTTACAGAAGACCTGAAATATAAGTCTCAACTAGGAGCTTAGTTGCTCAGCATGCTCTCCAGTGAGATGGCTTCTGTTCCTCTCAAAATTGCAGAGAGTTTAGTGAAGACACATTCACTTGAAATGAAAATTCTTGATAAAATACTGATAAAAATGATTCTTAATTGTAACAGTGCTAAAATTGGCCTTGAAAACATACCAGGCTGATAATCGAGTTTATAGTGTGTGGAAATTCCCCTAGGAATCAGACATACAATTTCCCATGTTGCTTATGGGAGCACAATATGTATAATGTATTTTCATTCATATCTACTAGATTATGCTTTTGTCTCAGATTTTttatatgcatgcatgcattagCTCACTGAAAACAGCAGCACATCATCAGCCTTGGGCTGGAGATTCTCAAAGGAAACACTTGCAGAAGGCGTGTCTATGTTTAGCCAAGCAAAGAACAAGCACTCAATCAAAGAGGGAGATCTAGTGTAGCTTGTCTGAGGTGGCTGGTTTCTGCTATTAATCAGAATAGCCACCCACTGACAAATTCCAGAAGGTCAAAGCATGTTTTTAGTGATGTACAGTTGCCAGTGCTGGTaaattagattattatttttttttacatgtgaaaTGTTAAGAATTGAACTCTTTGAGACTTGATTGTTAGATTCGTTGATGCGATGGAATACTCTTCATTTATTAACACTTCACAGGTTTGAGGGAAAGATTTAACCACAAGAGCATTAACTTGCTGATCCAAATAGTACTTTAGTAGACTGAACCAAGGAAATGGTACATTTGTGGAAGACAGAAGTGTGTTGAGGTCACCATCAAAAACAGATCCTCATCGTAATTCACTACATCAAGAAATCAATTTAAAGCACTGTTAAGAAGGTTAGTTTTGGAAATAACATCACCTTTATTGTAAGCATTAATTtaggttaattaaaaaataattggaTTTCAATAGGCTGAACTAAAACCAAGGgaaaatgagaaataaacaggaggttttaaaatgtttaaatatttaaaatgaaggTAAGAGAGTATGATAAATAATTGTGGTCAAAACCCACAATCTTCATTCCATGCAAAAATGTATTCCAAAGTTATCTGAGAGTTGTATGATTCTTCTGCAGACCCACTGGGTGTATTTAGTATAAATTTTACTCATCCCATCACTTTTTGCTTTCCCATTTGTTTACTTacattgtaaataaaacattagaaaGTCAGAAATTCCAGTGTTACAGCTGTAGACAAGATGCAATAGAGAATGTAAGACAAGAAAATATAGCTGCAGcagagtatttaaataaaatacatcaagaTAAACAGCTATACAAATGTACCATGCTAGAGTGAATATacagtttacagtatatattatgtgCAAAATGAGATCGAATATAAGCAgacaaaatttatatatattactcAGTATATAAAACTGTAGTAATTAATTATATTGGATAAACAGTGTATCCCAAAAGTGTGGTTTATGTGtgtggtacttttttttttgcaaaatttattTTGAAGTTTCATATTTAGTTGGTATGTATATTTTTCAGCCAGCTTTAAGGAAGGTTTGAAGAACTTTGACAAAATACCAACATAATGAAATCATTCTCATGGTTGGATCAAAGCTTTGTTAATTTCTACTAAATATGTGGACACCTAGTAGATGATTAGCAAAATGGGCTAGAAGATATACACTGATCTGCCAttacattaacactgattatcaattatatactgtataagtgaactggtgacaggatcatgggcacccaaagtTCATTTATGCCTATGAGGAACAAAGGGCAGCCTGTCTTGCGAATGTAGtataaattgctaaaaaaaaataataataataataaatgctgttATGATAGAAACTTATCAGAGCACTCAGTATATCACAGCTTTCTGTatatggggcttagcaggcaagGAGTTCAAGGATGTTGATCTTGGATCTAAAATCCCAATTCAATCCGATGGACAGTCAAATCTGATCGATGGAGGCCCTGCATTGCTACTTAcagcacttaaaggatctgAAGCTAATTTCCTGATGCCAGGCACAACAGCACACATTGAGAGGGCTTGTGAAGTCATGCATCAAGACTTCAGAGCTGTTTTGATGGCACAGGGGGAACTTGcacaatattgggcttaatgttatggctaatcaatgtatatgtatatacagtatataacacagACTTGCTATACCCATATGCAAGTAATAACAGTAACCCCCAAAAAATCATTGTGCACCATTGGATTGAGTTCAATATATAAGCATGATGTTTATTCTTCAAGAGCTAGCGCAGAAAAATCAATGTGCTTTCTCAGGAGAATTTATGTGTGGAGCTATATATACAGTCTGATGGCTGAAGAGAGAAAGGAACTGTGAAGGCACTCTTTACTGGTCTAAGGTAGGAAGTAACCTCTCGCTCAGTGTGCTTCTCTTGTGCAGTAATTGTCAGAGAGAgcgggtatgtgtgtgtgattgcttATTATGATCATGAGCTTAGACAGTATCCTACGGTCCACTACCATCTCCACTCAGTCCAGTCTGGAGGCCATGACTTTTTATTTGCTTGAGTTTGTTGTTGTCCTTTGTAGTGATGTTGCCATAGCACACAGCAGCCTAGAAAATAACTAAGACTTGACACAGCAGGCTCTTACTGTGTCCATAGAGGCTGAatttgtctgtgtctgtgtacaAACTGTCCATATTCTTGTCAAACCTAAGCTTTTCACACAGGTCCTTGTAGCTCTGTGCTTTCTTGATATTCTGAccaaagcagatttttttttctctcattaaaTTTCTCCACAATCCCTTTTCTCTTGCTGGTGTAATGTTTtagtaacatacagtattaaagcATACAGGTCTAATAAGATTGTACGGTAATAATAAGGTTGCATCAACGCTCAGTCCCACAACGGATTCCAGTGGGACCCCCAGGTATTTTGGTGTATTTGATGCCTCTGTGTACAGCTTATACTAGAAACCATTTAAATTTCAGTTGAAATGCATGGATATAGAAGgataaaaacattacaaaatgcATTCGGTTTAGTATATTTTCCTCTTATGATATTGAATAGTCTCTTCTGATCAGTTGTTACTAAGTCTCACTCATCCCCATTCTCAGTCCCTTGTCAATCTTTTATTGTTCTATTGTTTTATtgatctatttttcttttttgtaggGCGTAGAATTGTACCCTGCATGTTCCCTGTTCG encodes:
- the LOC128509865 gene encoding spermatid perinuclear RNA-binding protein-like isoform X5; its protein translation is MMEESSDCSPESLANDDHYVMAKHTAVYPSAEELEAVQSLVSAVEGGLKHVSDWLIDSTKTTALKSTEPEEPNPKCGGPLIGVMRVGSLAKGLLIKGLMDLELVLLCREKPTKNLLLTVCTNLPLQIKKLSEDKHTVQPCIPEAAILVFQSSRPDLPLRVILTSMQTKKQELEKNQVENTKVKDPSDLLDQQRCLLALASLHHAKWFQVRVSGKRSCLIVLRILRDICNTKPVWAPLKGWPVELICEKAFATSYRPLGPSETLRRVLECISSGIFLPGGPGLHDPCEKEDVDTLSTMTNDQAELLTHTAQHALRLLAFGQIHRFLEVDPLPTAKPAVEPKLSCGEGMSQKRLHEDETADELKCKNIRLLTSDGKSDCKRKVETLSKSSGNKHSSSSTKVKVQGPVLTARGKNPVMELNEKRRGLSYNLITENGENQQQRFIIEVEVDGLRFRGCGPNKRVAKANAALAAIERLFSSHNANSNKRKKPYTKMSSSAVNGLPRLKRSVTMPRPLLPIFPPAPAYFTPGFTPYGYGPVVPPPHGALYFDSPVCPPQTITPVFLHLGAQDFCPEFYI
- the LOC128509865 gene encoding spermatid perinuclear RNA-binding protein-like isoform X2, which produces MMEESSDCSPESLANDDHYVMAKHTAVYPSAEELEAVQSLVSAVEGGLKHVSDWLIDSTKTTALKSTEPEEPNPKCGGPLIGVMRVGSLAKGLLIKGLMDLELVLLCREKPTKNLLLTVCTNLPLQIKKLSEDKHTVQPCIPEAAILVFQSSRPDLPLRVILTSMQTKKQELEKNQVENTKVKDPSDLLDQQRCLLALASLHHAKWFQVRVSGKRSCLIVLRILRDICNTKPVWAPLKGWPVELICEKAFATSYRPLGPSETLRRVLECISSGIFLPGGPGLHDPCEKEDVDTLSTMTNDQAELLTHTAQHALRLLAFGQIHRFLEVDPLPTAKPAVEPKLSCGEAGMSQKRLHEDETADELKCKNILSGPVAGLLTSDGKSDCKRKVETLSKSSGNKHSSSSTKVKVQGPVLTARGKNPVMELNEKRRGLSYNLITENGENQQQRFIIEVEVDGLRFRGCGPNKRVAKANAALAAIERLFSSHNANSNKRKKPYTKMSSSAVNGLPRLKRSVTMPRPLLPIFPPAPAYFTPGFTPYGYGPVVPPPHGRRIVPCMFPVRPLLPPRYVFPPPFRCFRPYF
- the LOC128509865 gene encoding spermatid perinuclear RNA-binding protein-like isoform X1, with translation MMEESSDCSPESLANDDHYVMAKHTAVYPSAEELEAVQSLVSAVEGGLKHVSDWLIDSTKTTALKSTEPEEPNPKCGGPLIGVMRVGSLAKGLLIKGLMDLELVLLCREKPTKNLLLTVCTNLPLQIKKLSEDKHTVQPCIPEAAILVFQSSRPDLPLRVILTSMQTKKQELEKNQVENTKVKDPSDLLDQQRCLLALASLHHAKWFQVRVSGKRSCLIVLRILRDICNTKPVWAPLKGWPVELICEKAFATSYRPLGPSETLRRVLECISSGIFLPGGPGLHDPCEKEDVDTLSTMTNDQAELLTHTAQHALRLLAFGQIHRFLEVDPLPTAKPAVEPKLSCGEAGMSQKRLHEDETADELKCKNILSGPVAGLLTSDGKSDCKRKVETLSKSSGNKHSSSSTKVKVQGPVLTARGKNPVMELNEKRRGLSYNLITENGENQQQRFIIEVEVDGLRFRGCGPNKRVAKANAALAAIERLFSSHNANSNKRKKPYTKMSSSAVNGLPRLKRSVTMPRPLLPIFPPAPAYFTPGFTPYGYGPVVPPPHGALYFDSPVCPPQTITPVFLHLGAQDFCPEFYI
- the LOC128509865 gene encoding spermatid perinuclear RNA-binding protein-like isoform X4; translation: MMEESSDCSPESLANDDHYVMAKHTAVYPSAEELEAVQSLVSAVEGGLKHVSDWLIDSTKTTALKSTEPEEPNPKCGGPLIGVMRVGSLAKGLLIKGLMDLELVLLCREKPTKNLLLTVCTNLPLQIKKLSEDKHTVQPCIPEAAILVFQSSRPDLPLRVILTSMQTKKQELEKNQVENTKVKDPSDLLDQQRCLLALASLHHAKWFQVRVSGKRSCLIVLRILRDICNTKPVWAPLKGWPVELICEKAFATSYRPLGPSETLRRVLECISSGIFLPGGPGLHDPCEKEDVDTLSTMTNDQAELLTHTAQHALRLLAFGQIHRFLEVDPLPTAKPAVEPKLSCGEAGMSQKRLHEDETADELKCKNIRLLTSDGKSDCKRKVETLSKSSGNKHSSSSTKVKVQGPVLTARGKNPVMELNEKRRGLSYNLITENGENQQQRFIIEVEVDGLRFRGCGPNKRVAKANAALAAIERLFSSHNANSNKRKKPYTKMSSSAVNGLPRLKRSVTMPRPLLPIFPPAPAYFTPGFTPYGYGPVVPPPHGALYFDSPVCPPQTITPVFLHLGAQDFCPEFYI
- the LOC128509865 gene encoding spermatid perinuclear RNA-binding protein-like isoform X3 produces the protein MMEESSDCSPESLANDDHYVMAKHTAVYPSAEELEAVQSLVSAVEGGLKHVSDWLIDSTKTTALKSTEPEEPNPKCGGPLIGVMRVGSLAKGLLIKGLMDLELVLLCREKPTKNLLLTVCTNLPLQIKKLSEDKHTVQPCIPEAAILVFQSSRPDLPLRVILTSMQTKKQELEKNQVENTKVKDPSDLLDQQRCLLALASLHHAKWFQVRVSGKRSCLIVLRILRDICNTKPVWAPLKGWPVELICEKAFATSYRPLGPSETLRRVLECISSGIFLPGGPGLHDPCEKEDVDTLSTMTNDQAELLTHTAQHALRLLAFGQIHRFLEVDPLPTAKPAVEPKLSCGEGMSQKRLHEDETADELKCKNILSGPVAGLLTSDGKSDCKRKVETLSKSSGNKHSSSSTKVKVQGPVLTARGKNPVMELNEKRRGLSYNLITENGENQQQRFIIEVEVDGLRFRGCGPNKRVAKANAALAAIERLFSSHNANSNKRKKPYTKMSSSAVNGLPRLKRSVTMPRPLLPIFPPAPAYFTPGFTPYGYGPVVPPPHGALYFDSPVCPPQTITPVFLHLGAQDFCPEFYI